The window TCGCGTAGGTGTGCATCCCGGCAAGTTGCCGGTACTCCTCCTCGAACATCTCGGCATAGTTGCCCTTCACCGCGTTCCCGTCCGCGTCGTACCGGCGATAGTGCTCCACCCGGTCGATGAAGAACAGGCTGAGGACCTTGATGCCCTGCGGTCCGAGCCGGAGTTCCTTGTCTAGGTGTTCCCGGATCGTCCGCCGGATCATCTGTCGGTGGAGTGCAAGACGGTCCACGTCGAAGCACGCCTCACCCTCACTAAGGCAGCGCTGGACTCCTGGCATTCGCAGGCCCATGGACTTGCTTCCCGGCTTGACCGAGATGTCGCCGATGTGGCAGTCGCTGTAGATTCCCCTGCCCGTGACCTGCTCTAGGTCGTAGCCGTCGAGTACGGTGACTTCCTGGCGGATCACTTTGCCAGCCCTCTCCACGTCGAGTTCGACCCGGGCACTCACCGTGCCCTGTTTGCTCCTGGTCGAGAGAAGCCGCACGTAAGGCCGGTTGTGAGCGTCCTCGACGGTGGCGGCTGCCACCTCGATCTGCTTGACTAGCTTCCGCTCGTAGGCGTCCACAGCGTCTAAGCGGTAGACCATATGGTAGCTATCCGCGTGCGTCGCCGAATAGCGCAGCGTGCACAGGGCGTTCATCCGCTCGAGTGCTTCCTTTCCCCGCCCCCGGAGACCACCGTCCACGCTCTGAGGTTCATCGACGATCACGATCGGCCGCGTGGCGCGGATGAAGTCGATCGGCTTTTCCCCACTCGTCTTCTCGTTGTCCTTGTACAAGTTGTTGATGGACTGCTTGTTGATCGCGCCCACGGTCACGACCATGATCTGGATGTGTGGACTGGCGGCGAAGTTCCGGACCTGACCGAGCTTGGCCGAGTCATAGAGGAAGTACTCGAACGGCGTCCGCGAATAGAGAGCCCGGAAGTGGTCCTCCGTCATCTGGAGCGACTTGTACACGCCTTCCTTGATTGCGATTGACGGGACGACGATGACGAACTTTGTGAAGCCGTACCGCTTGTTCAGTTCGAAGAGCGTACGTAGGTAGACATAGGTCTTGCCAGTACCGGTCTCCATTTCGACCGTGAAGTCCCCTGATTCGAGCGAAGGGGATCGCGGCAGTGCATTTTCAAGCTGAACAGCCTTCAGGTTCTCGGCGATCTCGTCGTCCGGCAAGCTCAGCCGGTTGCCCACGCCAAGATCGCTCCGCGCGAAGGGCATTCGCTTCTGTCCGCTGCCCGAGTCGCGAAGGACCGTGAACTCCGTCCGGCATGCCTCCTGGCCCCGGAACAGGCCGCAGACCGCCTCCACCGCCCGGAGCTGGAAGTCCAAGTTCGGCTCAAACCGGAGCTTCATCGTCTGAGGCGGGAGCGACCAAAGGCCACAGGCAGCAAGTTCATGCGAGCATCAGCCGCTCGCCGTGTGGCTCTGGCACGCCCCACCCTCGCTCCCTCGCCGTGTCGACCCAGAGTCCCATCGGGTCGTTGATGTTGCACAGGGCCTCCTGTTGGGTCTCGCCGTGAGCCATGCACCCTGGAAGCTCCGGCACGTCGGCAATGAAGACGTTGTCCTCATTGCTCCAGTAGAGGATGACCTCGCACCTAAACATCACTTGAACCTCCACAAGCCATACTTCCTGATTGTGCGTCGCACCTGCCGGACCTGGTAGACCTTCGCGGCGCCACCCTTCTCCTGAAGGTTGATTTGCTCCTCGACGCCGTCACGAGTGAAGACACGGTGGCTTCCGGGAACTCGTTCGTCAAGCCTAAGGCGCAGCAACAGACGGCGCAACTCGCAAACCGGAAGCTCGCATCTGATCGCCCCAGCAGAATGGTCTGCAGCAGTCGTTCGTGCTGTGCCATGCGGTGGCTCTTGCCTCCACGTCTCTCAGAGACTCCGTACGTCGGTGAGACCGCGTTGCTCAAGAATTGCCGCCACGTTCGCCTTCGTGACGTCGTCGGCGAAGGCACTGTCGCGGAACACCACCGTCGTCTCTGCGTCGCCCTCAAGTTCGTCATGCCAGTCCGCTATACCGGTAGCCAGCGTTTCGTACACTTCTCCGACGGTCTTCTCCTCAAGGCAGGCGAACAGAGTCCCGGCGCCGACGGCGTGAACGCGATGCGCGCTGATGGTCCGCGTCTCAATTGGCGTGCAGAGATCGAAGCCGAGCTTCAGCAGTAGCTCGTAAAGAAGGTCCTGCTCGGTCCGTCCCGGCTCGATGTGGTCCACGGCCGCGAGGAGCTCGCCCTCGATCTCCTCCGGTTTCGAGTTCCACGAGCGGATGTTGGACCTGTCGAGCTTCAACACGCGAAAGCCGAGATCTCCTGATGACGTCGGGTTCTCTTCCTTGATTTTCCGGCCTGCCCGACGCAGCCGCTCCTTGGTGATCTCACTGACAAGGGGTGGTAGACCGAGGTCCTGACAAGTCGTGGCGGCAGCTCTTTGCGCTGTGATTCTACGATCAAGGGCCTCCGGGAATTGCACCATGATGAACGCTCTCTTACCACCGTCGCTCGCGTTCTGAGCCATCACGGCGTGGGCCGCAGAAGCCGAACCGGCGAAGAAGTCGAGCACAAGAGCATCGGGTTGCGCCGAAGCCTTCAGCAGAACCCGAAGCAGCTCGACCGGCTTCGGAGTATCAAACGCCTTCGCTAGCCCTAGGACCTTGAGGTCCTTCTGGCCGCTTCCGGTCGAAGGACCGATTACGATGTCCTTTAGTGCTGTTCCATCGATGTCCCGGATCTTGGTGTAGACCTTGGCAGAATTCCCGTGCGGGACGAACTCGAGCTCGTGCGCCTCTTCCTCGATCTTCGATCGGCTCCAGCGCCATGCGTGGTACCGATAGCCGTGTGCCGCGTTGTCGTGGGGCATGATGCGCACGAACCCCGGGAAGGTCTCCGGAGACTCCACGTCAGTCACACGGGTCTCGCTCGACGCGAAGTTGTGGTGTATGCAGAACACCATGGTAGGCGCAGTTGTTTCGTTGAACCTCGAGTTGGTGTTGTACAACTCGTTCTTCGTGACATACGGACCTAGATCATCGCGTTTGACCTCGTAGGTCTTGCCTCTATAGACCGCCGGCATTAGCTTCTTGAGATCGGAATGGCTGCCCCGGAACTGGCTAAGATACCGTGCATCTCGCCCGAAACAGATGATGTACTCATGCGTGCCCACCGGCCCGCCGTCGCTGATTTGGCGCCCCTTTAGGTTCGAGACCCAGGTTATCGTCGCAAGGACGTTCTCCTCACCGAAGATCTCCTCCAGCATCAACCGACAGCGACTGGCTTCGCCACCGTCGATGCTTACGAAGCCAACGCCGTCTTGAGCCAGCAGCTCCCGAGCGAGCCTCAGTCTCGGGTACATCATGTTGAGCCAATCGGTGTGGAACCTCCCCGAGGTCTCCACACTTGACGAAAGTCGGAGCGCGCCGTCCACTTGGCCGGTGATCTCCAGATAGTGCCGGATGTTGTCGCGGTAGTCGTCCCGATACACGAAGTCCTTGCCGGTGTTGTACGGCGGATCGATGTAGATCAGCTTCACCTTCCGCGCATAGCTCTTCTGCAGGAGCTTCAGCACTTCGAGGTTGTCGCCCTCGATCATCAGGTTCTTCGTGATGTCCCAGTCAACGCTCTCCTCCGGGCAAGGGCGGAGTGTGCCGGTGGAGGGCGTAAGGGCGAGCTGCCGAGCCTGACGCTTGCCGTGCCAGTTCAGGCCGTATCTCTCGACGCCATCGTCTACGGGGTCACCGAGGAGTTGGCGGAGCACGTCGAAGTCGACCTTGCCCTCCGTGAACGCGTCGGGGAACAGTTCCTTGAGGTGGCCCAGATTCTCGGCGACTACGTCGGCGGAGGAGGCCTCAGGGGCTTCGGCTTCGATCTTGTTCATTCGTTCCGCTCCGGCTAACAGGTCCGCTCGGGCAGGGTCAGCGTCACTTCCGAGCCCCTCGGCTTCCCGTTTCGGGTCGCGCGACGGGCCGTCTTCGCGTCCTGGACAGTCGAGACCCTAACCCGGCGATTCTGCCATGACCTCGGCCGATGCGGTTGGAAGCGCAAAGCCTCAACCGAACGGCCGGTACGGGAGTAGGTCCGGAGGGACCCGCAGGCTCGGCTGTTCCCCTGAACCGCCAACCGCTTGTGCCTGTGCTTCGTGTTCGATCTGGTCCGCGAGCTCGAGTCGCCGATCCCAAAGTGGACCGCACCGGCTCCTAGGTCCCCGAGACCTGCGAAGTTTGGAGCAGCGGTCGTGGCACCGTTGACCTGCTCACCGGTCTTCCGTAGTATCCGCCCCTTCGTGCGGTGCGGTCACTTCCGTGTCACGCCGGATTCCGGGCCGAGCATACGGCTCCACCGCGCTTGACATTGGGGACCCGTGCGCTCGACGCCCGAGAATCGTCCTGTCATGGCTAGTTCTTCGTGGAACACTCCTGGCAATGCCTGAAGATAGACGTTCACGCTATGGGCCTCTACAGACTCTCAAGCCGGTGCAGCCAACACGTATAGATGTCCGTCGCCTCCGCGCCTTCTGCAGATAACGGGCCTCCGCGGATGGACTACCTGAACGCAACGCACTTAT is drawn from Acidobacteriota bacterium and contains these coding sequences:
- a CDS encoding type II toxin-antitoxin system HicB family antitoxin, which translates into the protein MFRCEVILYWSNEDNVFIADVPELPGCMAHGETQQEALCNINDPMGLWVDTARERGWGVPEPHGERLMLA
- a CDS encoding site-specific DNA-methyltransferase; its protein translation is MNKIEAEAPEASSADVVAENLGHLKELFPDAFTEGKVDFDVLRQLLGDPVDDGVERYGLNWHGKRQARQLALTPSTGTLRPCPEESVDWDITKNLMIEGDNLEVLKLLQKSYARKVKLIYIDPPYNTGKDFVYRDDYRDNIRHYLEITGQVDGALRLSSSVETSGRFHTDWLNMMYPRLRLARELLAQDGVGFVSIDGGEASRCRLMLEEIFGEENVLATITWVSNLKGRQISDGGPVGTHEYIICFGRDARYLSQFRGSHSDLKKLMPAVYRGKTYEVKRDDLGPYVTKNELYNTNSRFNETTAPTMVFCIHHNFASSETRVTDVESPETFPGFVRIMPHDNAAHGYRYHAWRWSRSKIEEEAHELEFVPHGNSAKVYTKIRDIDGTALKDIVIGPSTGSGQKDLKVLGLAKAFDTPKPVELLRVLLKASAQPDALVLDFFAGSASAAHAVMAQNASDGGKRAFIMVQFPEALDRRITAQRAAATTCQDLGLPPLVSEITKERLRRAGRKIKEENPTSSGDLGFRVLKLDRSNIRSWNSKPEEIEGELLAAVDHIEPGRTEQDLLYELLLKLGFDLCTPIETRTISAHRVHAVGAGTLFACLEEKTVGEVYETLATGIADWHDELEGDAETTVVFRDSAFADDVTKANVAAILEQRGLTDVRSL